Proteins co-encoded in one Pseudophryne corroboree isolate aPseCor3 chromosome 1, aPseCor3.hap2, whole genome shotgun sequence genomic window:
- the LOC134921064 gene encoding uncharacterized protein LOC134921064: MTSGDDDAPEVGPSKEVLSSRRRTSVTHHNIKHVAAKKARSDVQGQPQQATPPRRLSTVCSVPPLQILDTPPRRQPHSPYLDSSSPGTSIPTQHQLHSDMDETIMLEMQPLSQGISPPAPVSTPPQQSTPPPPQHSPTTPVTQGPDQVFWNIWARQQATNEDCLRRQTQMFAGLPSHLRRIIRNMSRQNEQTTRIGNTMEIMHADITHVMGNLQRIMEEQHRQQKSYINILENNQKINESISRNVDNQNAATCELNATITNLNETPRSLHQQQPSSSSGMTTPIITPVSSPPRRSTRARQHDSGKGKGQDKQTPKKKLKYKPQQFL, translated from the exons atgacatctggtGATGATGACGCACCGGAagtag gcccatcaaaagaagtcttgagcagcagaaggcggacttctgtaacacaccacaatATAAAACATGTTGCAGCAaaaaaagcaaggtctgatgtccagggccaaccacagcaggctaccccgccacgaagattatcgacagtatgttccgtccccccactccaaattttggacacacctccaagacgccaaccacactccccttatcttgatt cttctagtcctggtaccagcatccctacgcaacaccagctacacagtgacatggatgagacaatcatgttagaaatgcagccattaagccaaggaatcagccccccagcacctgtgagtacaccaccacagcaaagcacaccaccaccaccacaacacagcccaacaacaccagtaacacaaggccctgatcaagtgttttggaacatttgggctagacagcaggccactaatgaagattgcctgcgtaggcagacacaaatgtttgcaggcctaccatctcacctcagaagaatcataagaaatatgagtagacaaaatgaacaaaccacgagaattggcaataccatggaaatcatgcatgcagacattacacatgtcatgggcaacttacagcgcataatggaagaacagcacagacaacagaaaagctatatcaacattttagaaaacaatcaaaagatcaatgaatctatctccagaaatgtagacaatcaaaatgctgcaacatgtgaactcaatgccaccatcactaacctcaatgaaacacccagatccctgcaccaacagcaaccaagcagcagttctggtatgactactccaattataacgccagtgtcatcaccaccaaggcgctccaccagagcacgccaacatgacagtggtaaaggcaaaggccaggacaagcagacacccaaaaaaaagttaaaatataaACCACAacaatttctttaa